GACGATGCCGATGGCCGCGACCGGACCGAGCGTGCTGTTGGACTTCAGATCGCTGAGCAGAAGACACAGCAGTCCTGCGATCACCGTCCCTCCTGAGGCGAGGATGGGCTCGAAGGAGCCCTTCCACGCGGCGCGGATCGCCGTCCATCTGTCCTCGGTGAGGCGCAGCTCCTCGCGGTAGCGCGCGACCAGGAGCAGCGAGTAGTCGGTGGCGGCGCCGATCACCAGGATGAACAGGATGCCCTGGGTCTGCCCGCTGAGCAGCAGGATGTCGAGCTTTGCCGCCCACCAGACCACCAGCAGTGCCACGCACAGGGCGAACAGACTGGTGCTGAGCACCACCACCGGCAGCAGCAGCGACCGGTACACGATCACCAGGATCACGAGCACGGCGAGCAGGGCGACCAGCAGCAGGATGCCGTCGATGCCCGCGAAGCCGGCAATGAGGTCGGCGGTGAATCCGGCGGGTCCCGTGATGTGCACGGTGACTCCGTCCGGTACGGCGTCGCGCAGATCGGAGGAGAGCGCGGAGGAGACCTCGCCGACGTCGGCATCCGCGTCGATGGGTACGAACGCCTGCGCCGCGAGACCGTCCTCGGAGACGATCACGGGGGAGGTGTCATCCTTCACGCCCTCCGCGGTGACCGCGTCGTCCAGCGCCGTGCTGAGCTTCTCCTTCAGCGCGTCATCGATGGTCGCATCCGATTCGAAGACGACCACGGCGGGCAGCGAGTCCGCGCCGAGGAAATCGCCGAGCGCCTTCTGCACCTCGGTGGCCTGCGCCGAGTCGGGCAGGTAGGCGGTGCGGTCGTTGGAGGAGACCTCGTCGATCTTGCCGAACAGCGGCCCGCCGAGCCCGGCTCCCGCCAGCCACAGCAGAATCAGCAGGACGGACAGGAGCGTGCGTGGCCAGGTTCGGCGGGTGTTCTCAGTGCGACGCGACATGCTGGCCTTTCCGGAAGAATCTATAGAGAAGCGTATTGCTAGCCAAGCGAGAAAGCAACGAGGCGTGAGTTCGCTATGATGACGACATGGGTGAGGATCAGGACGTCTCGGTGTACGACGTCGACTCCAGCGATCCTCAGCAGATCCTCATCGATCGCACCGGAATGGCTGCTCCTGACATCCGTCAGATCAGCGAGCTGATGGCGGCGCTGGGGCAGCTCCGCGAAGCCGAGGAGCACCTCTCCGAGGCCTCCCGGCGCTACATGCGGCTCAATGAGACCGACATGCGGGCGCTGCACTATCTGATCGTGTGCGCCCACCAGAACTTCATCGCGACCCCGGGCGGCATCTCGCATCATCTGCGAATATCGTCGGCATCGACCACCAAGCTCCTGGACCGACTCGAACGCGGAGGGCACATCATCCGCGCGCCTCACCCGACCGACCGGCGGGCGCTCGCGATCTCCATCACCCCGGAGACGCACCAGGCGGCGATGGAGACGGTGGGACGCCAGCAGGCCAAGCGCTTCTATGCGGCCGCACGCCTCACCCCGGCGGAACGCGATGTCGTCATCCGCTTCGTCCGGGACATGGCGCAGGAGATCGCGCCCGGAGATGAGCCCTGGGCGCAGCCCACGGAGGAGTGACGATCCCGCCCGCCGGCACTCAACCGTGCCTAGAGTGTGGTCATGGACAAGAAGCGACCGGGGGAGCCCGAGCGGCCGGCGGCCGTCGAGGCCGAGGAGGCGCTGCGCGATGCCGACACCGCGGTCGACGCGGCCAAGGCCGAGGCGCGGCGCTGGGGAGGCTCCGACAAGAAGCCCACCGAGCCGAAGGATCGCTTCTGGTGAGTTGGATTCCGGTGACCGAACCCGCCCGTCGGCGTGAACTGCTCACGGCGGCGGTCGGGCGCGCCCATGCCGCGAAGGCGTCGGCGGAGCGCCGCGAACTCGCGGTCCCCGAGACGGATCAGGGCGAGATCTGGACGACCGAGGACGGCGCCACGATCGTCTGGGCGATGCCCGACGAGTACCGGATCGTGCTGGCTGATCTGCTCACGCACGAGACCGACCCCGCGGCGGTGTGGCGCCTGCTCGAGGAGCTCGCGGGAGAGGCCGGCTGGTCGGGGGCCTGGAGTGTCAGCGCCTATGCGGGCCAGGGCAGGGTGGCGGCGCTCGTCGGGGCCGCGCGCGCCACGCGCGTGGCGACGAAGATGCGTGTCGCCGTGGCCGGCGTCCCTGCACCTGAGGGCATCCGGCTGCATCCGATGGGCGACGCGGACTACTCGGCCTTCCGGGCCGTCGCCGACGAGGAGTACGCGCAGGAGCGATTCGATTCGGGCTCGGAGCCGACGATCGAGGCCGCCCGACGCGTCGCGGAGGAGCAGATGTTCGAACTGCTGCCGGAGGGCCCGCGGACACCGGGCCACAGGCTGTGGGTCGTGCGCGATCGCGACGATCGGCGAGCGGGCATGCTGTGGGTGCATTTCGGCGAGGGTGTGGCGTTCATCTACGACATCGCCATGGACGAGGACCGCCGCGGGCAGGGTCTGGGCACGCAGACCCTGCGTGCGGCCGCCGAGGAGACGGCGCGCGCCGGAGCGGACGTGTTGGCGCTGAACGTCTTCGGCAGCAACGAGAACGCGCGACGGCTGTACACACGCGAGGGCTACCGGGAGACCGAGACGATCTGGTCCGTGCCGATCGTGGCGCGCTGACCAGGGCATCCGCGTGTCACCGGAAGTCCCGCGAACGGTGCGCGAGGCCGGTGCGCAGGTCCTCGAAGGCATCCGCCAGCACGTTCGCGACGCCCTCGGGTGAGCGCTCCAGGATGCCGCGGACGATGAGTGCTGGGGAGTCGCGGGCGACCCGCCGGTAGCGGGCCCATACGCCCGTCGTGCAGATCACGTTCACCAGCCCGTGCTCGTCCTCCAGGTTCAGGAAGGTGACGCCGCTGGCCGTGGCCGGCCGCTGCCGGTGGGTGACGACGCCGGCCACCTCGATGCGCCGTCCCTCCTCGTGGCTGCGCAGGTCGGCCGAGGTCAGCACCCCGCGCTCGGTCAGCGCGGCGCGCAGGTGCGCCATCGGGTGGTCGTCGGTGGACACCCCGGTGGCCCAGAGATCCGCGGCCAGCCGTTCGTACCCGCTCTGATCCGCGAACAGCGGCGGCTGCACGGCCACGGCCGTGCCGGGCAGGAAGCGCGCGCGGTCCTCGGCGGCGGCTCCCGCCAGCCAGATCCCCTCGCGCCTGCTCAGGCCCAGGCACTCGAACGCCCCGGCGGTGGCCAGCGCCTCCAGCTGGCTCGCGGTGGCATCCGTGCGCCGCACCAGATCGTGCAGGTCGCGGAACGGCCCCTGCTCGTCCCGTGTGGAGACGATCCGCTCGGCCAGCTTCGCACCGATCCCGCGGATGCCGCTGAGCCCCAGCCGCACGGCGAACCGGCCGTCGCGGCGGTGCGCGGCCGACTCGTCGGGCGCTGTGCGGTCGAACGCGCCCACCGGCGGCTGCGGCACGAGCAGGCAGGAGTCCAGGCCGGTGGGTTCCGTGCCGTCTTCCATCCGCTCCAGGCCGTCCAGGGTTGCGGAGGCGTGCAGGTCCGGTCGCAGCACCTGCACGCCGTGATGGCGGGCGTCGGAGGTGAGCGAGGACGCCGAGTAGAACCCCATCGGCTGAGAGCGCAGCAGCCCCGCCAGGAACGCCGCCGGGTAGTGCAGCTTCAGCCAGGAGCTGGCGTAGACGAGCAGCGCGAAGGACAGCGAGTGCGACTCGGCGAACCCGAAGTTCGAGAACGCCTGGATCTGCGCGTAGATGCGGTCGGACATCTCCTCGCTCAGGCCCTTCTCGCGCATCCCGGTGTACAGGGACTCCCGGATCTTGTCGATCTTCTCCAGCCCGCGCTTGGAGCCCATCGCCCGGCGCAGCAGATCGGCCTCGTCGGCGGTGCAGTCGCCGAGCACCGTCGCCATCTGGATCAGCTGCTCCTGGAAGACCGGGATGCCCAGGGTGCGCTCCAGCACCGGCT
Above is a genomic segment from Microbacterium sp. W4I4 containing:
- a CDS encoding MarR family winged helix-turn-helix transcriptional regulator — its product is MGEDQDVSVYDVDSSDPQQILIDRTGMAAPDIRQISELMAALGQLREAEEHLSEASRRYMRLNETDMRALHYLIVCAHQNFIATPGGISHHLRISSASTTKLLDRLERGGHIIRAPHPTDRRALAISITPETHQAAMETVGRQQAKRFYAAARLTPAERDVVIRFVRDMAQEIAPGDEPWAQPTEE
- a CDS encoding GNAT family N-acetyltransferase, whose product is MSWIPVTEPARRRELLTAAVGRAHAAKASAERRELAVPETDQGEIWTTEDGATIVWAMPDEYRIVLADLLTHETDPAAVWRLLEELAGEAGWSGAWSVSAYAGQGRVAALVGAARATRVATKMRVAVAGVPAPEGIRLHPMGDADYSAFRAVADEEYAQERFDSGSEPTIEAARRVAEEQMFELLPEGPRTPGHRLWVVRDRDDRRAGMLWVHFGEGVAFIYDIAMDEDRRGQGLGTQTLRAAAEETARAGADVLALNVFGSNENARRLYTREGYRETETIWSVPIVAR